A region of Gordonia westfalica DNA encodes the following proteins:
- a CDS encoding DUF7264 domain-containing protein → MTTVTLGWEGTKAEIPLYQNSDLVFSLDPIDATSGNITSWPVGAASTLYFFEGDPVRNATTPIISIPGVVEPPSIDYVVQQETLAPIIGRATHFLLTVSMPETPTQEYPLYYGKAVRRV, encoded by the coding sequence ATGACCACCGTCACCCTCGGATGGGAGGGAACGAAAGCGGAAATCCCCCTCTACCAGAACAGTGACCTGGTTTTCTCCCTCGACCCCATCGACGCCACCTCCGGCAACATCACATCGTGGCCGGTCGGTGCAGCATCGACCCTCTACTTTTTCGAAGGCGACCCCGTCCGGAACGCCACCACCCCCATCATCTCCATCCCCGGCGTGGTGGAACCACCCTCCATCGACTATGTGGTGCAACAGGAAACGCTGGCCCCCATCATCGGGCGGGCCACCCACTTCCTGCTCACGGTGTCGATGCCCGAAACCCCCACCCAGGAATATCCCCTCTACTACGGGAAAGCAGTCCGCCGTGTCTGA
- a CDS encoding DUF7572 family protein has protein sequence MKPATLVAEALPHMPPITNLYSTEDGFLLVLVVEVPDMTSILTSMGMQVPVSRSHLKPDVSVFLSDERGQVIDYDGDPANGLTPILSTDSKSFAMTINPDLATHADALAALGYELTEQETP, from the coding sequence ATGAAACCAGCAACCCTTGTGGCTGAAGCTCTTCCGCATATGCCGCCGATCACGAACCTGTACTCCACGGAGGATGGGTTCCTGTTGGTGTTGGTGGTGGAAGTGCCTGACATGACTTCGATTCTCACCAGCATGGGAATGCAGGTTCCCGTCTCGCGGTCGCATCTGAAACCGGATGTGTCGGTGTTCCTGTCGGATGAGCGTGGCCAGGTCATCGACTACGACGGTGACCCCGCCAACGGTTTGACCCCGATCCTGTCGACTGACTCGAAGTCGTTCGCGATGACCATCAACCCCGACCTCGCCACCCACGCTGATGCTTTGGCGGCACTCGGATATGAACTCACAGAACAGGAGACACCATGA
- a CDS encoding phage tail fiber protein: MALATNAMKTALLNAYAAQGTWISLHTADPGSTGASEVSGGTPAYARQQTTWGTPASGSMTGSKVSINVPATTVVAAGVYSAQTSGTYLDKLSIPSTTVSANATIDVTPTITIT; the protein is encoded by the coding sequence ATGGCACTCGCCACCAACGCGATGAAAACCGCCCTGCTCAATGCGTATGCAGCGCAGGGAACGTGGATTTCCCTGCACACCGCCGACCCCGGCAGCACCGGCGCATCCGAGGTGTCGGGCGGTACCCCCGCGTATGCCCGCCAGCAGACGACCTGGGGGACTCCGGCGTCGGGTTCCATGACCGGGTCGAAGGTGTCGATCAACGTGCCCGCCACCACCGTCGTCGCGGCCGGCGTGTACTCGGCGCAAACCTCCGGCACCTATTTGGACAAACTGTCCATCCCCTCCACCACAGTCAGTGCGAACGCCACCATCGACGTCACCCCCACGATCACCATCACGTAG
- a CDS encoding IS630 family transposase, whose translation MATRGPRAVDIVLTDDERRELEGWARRRTTASGLAMRSRIVLAAADGGSNTEVAQRLGLNRGTVRRWRGRFVEHRCEGLLDEPRPGRPRTVGDEQIKDLITATLETTPKNATHWSTRSMAEHLDMSQSTVSRVWRAFGLAPHKQDSWKLSKDPMFTEKVRDVVGLYMNPPERALVLCVDEKTQIQALDRTQPIFPMLPGTPQRASHDYVRNGTSSLYAALDIASGKVIGSLHSRHRATEFIGFLRKIDAEVPDELDVHLVMDNASTHKTPAVKRWLTAHPRFVVHFTPTSSSWMNLVERWFAELTTKKLQRSTHRTVRALNADIRAWIETWNDNPRPYVWVKTADQILDSIAHYCTRINDSGH comes from the coding sequence ATGGCAACCCGGGGTCCGCGAGCAGTGGATATTGTTCTGACCGATGACGAGCGCCGTGAGCTCGAAGGGTGGGCGCGTCGGCGAACGACGGCCTCGGGTTTGGCGATGCGATCACGAATCGTTCTCGCTGCCGCAGATGGCGGGTCGAATACCGAAGTGGCACAACGACTCGGCCTCAACCGAGGTACCGTGCGGCGATGGCGAGGCCGGTTCGTCGAGCACCGCTGCGAGGGGTTGCTCGACGAACCCCGGCCCGGGCGACCTCGAACCGTCGGCGACGAGCAGATCAAAGACCTGATCACCGCAACTCTCGAGACCACTCCGAAGAATGCGACACACTGGTCGACTCGGTCGATGGCTGAGCATCTCGACATGTCGCAGTCAACTGTTTCGCGTGTATGGAGAGCGTTCGGATTGGCTCCACACAAACAGGATTCGTGGAAGCTGTCGAAAGATCCCATGTTCACCGAAAAGGTCCGCGACGTCGTCGGGCTCTACATGAACCCACCCGAACGTGCCCTGGTGCTCTGCGTTGACGAGAAGACCCAGATCCAAGCGCTCGATCGCACCCAGCCGATCTTTCCCATGCTCCCGGGCACCCCGCAACGGGCCAGCCACGACTACGTGCGCAACGGCACCTCCAGCCTGTACGCGGCGTTGGACATCGCGTCGGGCAAAGTCATCGGTTCGCTTCACTCACGGCATCGCGCAACGGAATTCATCGGATTCCTCCGCAAGATCGACGCCGAGGTACCCGACGAGCTCGACGTCCACCTGGTCATGGACAATGCCTCCACCCACAAGACACCCGCGGTCAAGCGATGGCTGACCGCGCACCCGCGGTTTGTTGTCCACTTCACCCCCACCAGCTCATCCTGGATGAACCTCGTCGAACGCTGGTTCGCCGAACTGACCACCAAGAAACTCCAACGCTCCACCCACCGCACCGTACGAGCACTCAATGCCGACATCAGAGCGTGGATCGAGACCTGGAACGACAACCCCCGCCCCTACGTGTGGGTCAAGACCGCTGACCAGATCCTCGACTCCATCGCCCACTACTGCACACGAATTAATGACTCAGGACACTAG